A stretch of the Epinephelus fuscoguttatus linkage group LG2, E.fuscoguttatus.final_Chr_v1 genome encodes the following:
- the dtwd1 gene encoding tRNA-uridine aminocarboxypropyltransferase 1 isoform X1: MSSLDQDQRLHPSCRDKTTVSSDSSDTHELAKQPLQDLKLASHAVLEKAQERGRLKCSKCGGSRMFFCYTCCSLLGVSRQEIPLIKTVHIVFCVQLPVKIDIIKHPNETDGKSTAIHAKILAPSDVTIYTYPCIPDYEKDKVVLVFPGPGAVSVHDMMQCLHDMTDSRSHDFSDEPCVKRLKSEEDQEATHTAQDPESGTPDEAKGLESRAYPLQRVVFIDSTWNQTNKISTDERLQDLLRVELKTRKTCFWRRQKGKPDTYLATIEAIYYFLKDFHEQCLAQEYSGEYDNLLFFYSYLHSVVNKARTDAGKC; the protein is encoded by the exons ATGAGCAGCCTGGATCAAGACCAGCGTCTCCATCCCAGTTGCCGTGACAAAACAACAGTCTCTAGTGATTCATCAGACACTCATGAGCTTGCCAAGCAGCCTCTCCAAGATCTAAAATTGGCATCGCATGCAGTGCTGGAGAAGGCGCAGGAGAGGGGCAGGTTGAAATGCTCTAAATGTGGAGGATCAAGGATGTTCTTCTGCTACACATGCTGCTCATTACTGGGTGTCAGCCGGCAAGAAATCCCTTTAATCAAG ACTGTACACATTGTATTTTGTGTTCAGCTTCCTGTGAAGATAGACATCATCAAACATCCCAATGAGACAGATGGCAAGAGCACTGCAATCCACGCAAAGATCCTCGCACCCAGTGATGTCACCATATACACTTACCCCTGCATACCTGACTATGAAAAGGACAAG GTGGTGTTGGTGTTCCCGGGGCCAGGGGCTGTCTCAGTACATGACATGATGCAGTGTTTGCATGACATGACTGATAGCAGGTCACATGACTTCTCTGATGAACCCTGTGTAAAGAGGCTGAAAAGTGAGGAAGATCAAGAggccacacacactgcacaggaCCCGGAGTCAGGGACCCCAGATGAAGCAAAGGGCTTGGAGTCAAGGGCGTATCCCCTACAGAGGGTGGTCTTCATTGACAGCACATGGAACCAGACCAACAAGATCAGCACAGATGAGAGACTCCAAG ATTTGCTCCGGGTAGAGCTGAAGACGAGGAAAACGTGTTTCTGGCGCCGTCAGAAGGGCAAACCAGACACCTACCTAGCTACAATCGAGGCTATTTATTATTTCCTCAAGGACTTTCACGAGCAATGCCTCGCTCAGGAGTACAGCGGAGAATATGATAACCTGCTCTTCTTCTACTCCTACCTGCACTCAGTTGTCAACAAAGCTAGAACTGATGCTGGAAAATGCTGA
- the dtwd1 gene encoding tRNA-uridine aminocarboxypropyltransferase 1 isoform X2, with the protein MSSLDQDQRLHPSCRDKTTVSSDSSDTHELAKQPLQDLKLASHAVLEKAQERGRLKCSKCGGSRMFFCYTCCSLLGVSRQEIPLIKLPVKIDIIKHPNETDGKSTAIHAKILAPSDVTIYTYPCIPDYEKDKVVLVFPGPGAVSVHDMMQCLHDMTDSRSHDFSDEPCVKRLKSEEDQEATHTAQDPESGTPDEAKGLESRAYPLQRVVFIDSTWNQTNKISTDERLQDLLRVELKTRKTCFWRRQKGKPDTYLATIEAIYYFLKDFHEQCLAQEYSGEYDNLLFFYSYLHSVVNKARTDAGKC; encoded by the exons ATGAGCAGCCTGGATCAAGACCAGCGTCTCCATCCCAGTTGCCGTGACAAAACAACAGTCTCTAGTGATTCATCAGACACTCATGAGCTTGCCAAGCAGCCTCTCCAAGATCTAAAATTGGCATCGCATGCAGTGCTGGAGAAGGCGCAGGAGAGGGGCAGGTTGAAATGCTCTAAATGTGGAGGATCAAGGATGTTCTTCTGCTACACATGCTGCTCATTACTGGGTGTCAGCCGGCAAGAAATCCCTTTAATCAAG CTTCCTGTGAAGATAGACATCATCAAACATCCCAATGAGACAGATGGCAAGAGCACTGCAATCCACGCAAAGATCCTCGCACCCAGTGATGTCACCATATACACTTACCCCTGCATACCTGACTATGAAAAGGACAAG GTGGTGTTGGTGTTCCCGGGGCCAGGGGCTGTCTCAGTACATGACATGATGCAGTGTTTGCATGACATGACTGATAGCAGGTCACATGACTTCTCTGATGAACCCTGTGTAAAGAGGCTGAAAAGTGAGGAAGATCAAGAggccacacacactgcacaggaCCCGGAGTCAGGGACCCCAGATGAAGCAAAGGGCTTGGAGTCAAGGGCGTATCCCCTACAGAGGGTGGTCTTCATTGACAGCACATGGAACCAGACCAACAAGATCAGCACAGATGAGAGACTCCAAG ATTTGCTCCGGGTAGAGCTGAAGACGAGGAAAACGTGTTTCTGGCGCCGTCAGAAGGGCAAACCAGACACCTACCTAGCTACAATCGAGGCTATTTATTATTTCCTCAAGGACTTTCACGAGCAATGCCTCGCTCAGGAGTACAGCGGAGAATATGATAACCTGCTCTTCTTCTACTCCTACCTGCACTCAGTTGTCAACAAAGCTAGAACTGATGCTGGAAAATGCTGA